The following proteins are encoded in a genomic region of Streptomyces gobiensis:
- a CDS encoding flavodoxin family protein yields MPKLLIVHHTPSPNLQAMFEAVIAGATTDEIEGVDVIRRPALATTVPDTLEADGYILGTPANLGMMSGALKVFFDTVYYPCLDTTAGRPYGLYIHGNNDTTGAVRGIESITKGLSWEKTTDNVSVTGEPSKADLEACWNLGATVAAQLMP; encoded by the coding sequence GTGCCGAAACTCCTCATCGTTCACCACACCCCTTCCCCGAATCTGCAGGCCATGTTCGAAGCCGTCATTGCGGGGGCCACCACCGACGAGATCGAAGGCGTCGATGTCATCCGCCGCCCGGCCCTGGCCACCACCGTCCCGGACACGCTGGAGGCCGACGGCTACATCCTGGGCACGCCCGCAAACCTCGGCATGATGAGCGGCGCCCTCAAAGTGTTCTTCGACACCGTCTACTACCCCTGCCTCGACACCACTGCGGGCCGCCCCTATGGCCTCTACATCCACGGGAACAACGACACAACCGGAGCCGTTCGTGGCATCGAATCCATCACGAAGGGGCTGAGCTGGGAGAAGACAACGGACAACGTCTCCGTCACCGGAGAGCCCAGTAAGGCCGACCTCGAGGCCTGCTGGAACCTTGGAGCCACCGTCGCCGCCCAGCTCATGCCTTAA
- a CDS encoding alpha/beta fold hydrolase → MTIETVTAYHDGVLGRMRSRSVGQVRPGTPPVVLVQGMGVADYLLPGLAAFGRWTRAHLIELPGFGGSDEPPHELTVPEFARCVADWLAAHDLGRVVLAGHSSGTQVAARAALWAPDVAAVVLASPTVDPAARGMARLLIRWRLDGRREPPGLTESHRAEWKRAGVWRLLHTARVHLADALEDSVAQLRVPVLVIRGREDRIGTARWARELAGLVPEGQLAEVPGAHTFPWLDPEAWSEPVRGLAARAAVPSDGGMSHPADTGRVDSVTSEGGRFEEHSP, encoded by the coding sequence ATGACGATCGAGACGGTGACCGCGTATCACGACGGCGTCCTGGGGCGGATGCGCAGCCGCAGCGTGGGACAGGTACGACCGGGCACCCCGCCGGTCGTGCTGGTCCAAGGGATGGGCGTGGCCGACTACCTGCTGCCAGGGCTCGCGGCGTTCGGACGGTGGACCAGGGCCCACCTGATCGAGCTGCCGGGGTTCGGGGGCAGTGACGAGCCCCCGCACGAACTCACCGTCCCGGAGTTCGCCCGCTGCGTCGCCGACTGGCTTGCCGCGCACGACCTGGGCCGGGTGGTCCTGGCCGGGCACTCCAGCGGGACCCAGGTCGCCGCCCGGGCGGCTCTGTGGGCACCTGATGTGGCGGCCGTGGTGCTGGCCAGCCCCACCGTCGACCCCGCCGCCCGTGGCATGGCGCGCCTGCTGATCCGGTGGCGGCTGGACGGGCGCAGGGAGCCACCGGGGCTTACGGAGTCGCACCGGGCGGAGTGGAAACGGGCAGGCGTGTGGCGGCTGCTGCACACCGCACGGGTCCATCTGGCGGACGCGCTGGAGGACTCGGTCGCGCAACTGCGGGTGCCCGTGCTGGTGATCCGCGGCAGGGAAGACAGGATCGGCACGGCGCGCTGGGCCCGGGAGCTTGCCGGCCTGGTACCGGAGGGACAGCTCGCCGAGGTGCCCGGAGCGCACACATTTCCCTGGCTCGACCCGGAGGCGTGGTCGGAACCCGTGCGGGGCCTGGCGGCCCGGGCTGCCGTGCCCTCGGACGGGGGAATGAGCCATCCGGCGGACACGGGCAGGGTTGACTCGGTTACGTCTGAGGGGGGCCGATTCGAGGAGCACAGCCCATGA
- a CDS encoding CHRD domain-containing protein yields MRSRFPALSATALALGLLGTPGASPALADAAHGNAAAVTTTPAKGSAISLTAVLTGKQEVSDAHGAAAGDHDGKAIALVTIKGGRITFALKWKGIGAPAAAHIHLGAAGQNGDVKVPLIESAIPRTVRAAAGQVTVESAKLARAISAQPQGFYVNVHTDEFPDGAVRGQLKPLSKPVNPLGIIQAGKLRALASGFQEVTDDGGLLAGDLDGFGISFVQPRHDTVHYSLAWLNIGSPVAAHVHEGKVGANGDVRFPLFTEPVPKNIFAISGVVSKLDPAGLKHIAANSANFYFNLHNKKFPDGAIRGQLSH; encoded by the coding sequence ATGCGAAGTCGCTTTCCGGCCCTGTCAGCCACAGCACTTGCCCTGGGCCTGCTGGGAACTCCGGGAGCCTCCCCCGCCCTGGCCGACGCCGCACACGGCAACGCCGCCGCCGTCACCACCACCCCGGCCAAGGGGTCCGCGATCTCCCTGACCGCCGTCCTCACCGGTAAACAAGAGGTATCCGATGCGCATGGCGCGGCCGCCGGTGACCACGACGGCAAGGCCATCGCGCTGGTCACCATCAAGGGTGGCCGGATCACCTTCGCACTGAAGTGGAAGGGAATCGGGGCACCGGCGGCAGCCCATATTCACCTCGGCGCCGCCGGCCAGAACGGTGACGTCAAAGTCCCGCTCATCGAGTCAGCCATACCCAGGACGGTACGTGCCGCCGCTGGCCAGGTCACGGTGGAAAGCGCCAAGCTGGCCAGGGCCATCAGCGCCCAGCCCCAAGGTTTCTATGTAAACGTGCACACCGATGAGTTCCCCGACGGGGCAGTGCGCGGCCAGCTCAAGCCCCTCAGCAAGCCGGTCAATCCGCTGGGCATCATCCAGGCAGGCAAGCTGCGCGCACTGGCCAGCGGCTTTCAGGAGGTCACCGATGATGGCGGGCTGCTCGCGGGCGACCTGGACGGGTTCGGCATCAGCTTTGTCCAGCCCCGGCACGACACGGTGCACTACTCCCTGGCCTGGCTGAACATCGGCAGTCCGGTCGCCGCGCACGTCCATGAAGGCAAGGTCGGCGCGAACGGGGACGTGCGTTTCCCGCTGTTCACCGAACCGGTGCCGAAGAATATCTTCGCCATCTCCGGCGTCGTCTCGAAACTGGATCCCGCGGGCCTGAAGCACATCGCGGCCAACTCGGCCAATTTCTACTTCAATCTGCACAACAAGAAGTTTCCCGATGGAGCCATTCGCGGGCAGCTCTCCCACTGA
- a CDS encoding YbhB/YbcL family Raf kinase inhibitor-like protein, which translates to MAGIEFKSSAFNDHDLIPHRYTMDGENVSPPLTWSGVPSETAELALLCEDPDAPSGTFVHWLVTGISPDSGGTDSGQTPPDGVPHTNGFGEQGWGGPLPPVGDSPHRYFFRLYALPHPVALPDDATADDVHRAVDERQLASGTFVGLYQR; encoded by the coding sequence ATGGCCGGTATCGAATTCAAGAGCTCCGCATTCAACGACCACGATCTGATCCCGCACCGCTACACGATGGACGGGGAGAATGTCTCACCCCCGCTGACCTGGTCAGGCGTACCGAGTGAGACGGCCGAACTGGCCCTGCTGTGCGAGGACCCCGACGCGCCGTCGGGGACCTTCGTCCACTGGCTGGTCACTGGCATCAGCCCTGACAGCGGGGGTACGGACAGCGGGCAGACGCCACCGGACGGCGTCCCGCACACCAACGGATTCGGTGAGCAGGGCTGGGGCGGGCCGCTCCCTCCGGTGGGCGACTCGCCCCACCGGTACTTCTTCCGGCTGTACGCTCTTCCCCACCCCGTTGCCCTGCCGGACGACGCGACGGCCGATGATGTGCACCGGGCCGTCGACGAACGGCAGCTCGCGAGCGGTACCTTCGTCGGCCTCTATCAGCGCTGA
- a CDS encoding DUF4383 domain-containing protein produces MMAGTGARRAPATGGALVRTAALLVGIVFLVVGALGFIPAVTTDYGAMEFAGHESSAKLFGIFQVSILHNLVHVAFGLAGLVMSLGVASARVFLIGGGLIYLALWVYGLVVTKASEANFLPVNEADDWLHFGLGLAMVVLGALPRRRSRRD; encoded by the coding sequence ATGATGGCCGGCACTGGTGCGAGGCGCGCCCCAGCCACCGGTGGCGCGCTGGTGCGCACGGCGGCGCTGCTGGTGGGGATCGTCTTCCTCGTGGTGGGGGCGCTGGGATTCATACCCGCCGTAACGACCGACTACGGTGCGATGGAGTTCGCCGGCCATGAGTCGTCGGCGAAGCTCTTCGGGATCTTCCAGGTGTCAATCCTGCACAACCTCGTGCATGTGGCCTTCGGACTGGCCGGACTCGTGATGTCGCTGGGAGTGGCGTCGGCCCGGGTGTTCCTGATCGGTGGTGGGCTGATCTACCTGGCGCTATGGGTGTACGGGCTGGTCGTGACCAAGGCCAGTGAGGCGAACTTCCTGCCGGTCAACGAGGCCGACGACTGGCTGCACTTCGGGCTGGGCCTGGCCATGGTCGTTCTGGGCGCTCTGCCACGCCGCCGTTCCCGCAGGGACTGA
- a CDS encoding acyl-CoA dehydrogenase yields the protein MAIPSLLLSRRDLDFLLRQWLDTEELTRRPRYEEHSRQTIDAVLDLSEQLATRYFAPHNKRNDQEEPRFDGEHVQLIPEVKEALDAFAASDLLAASMDAELGGMQLPHVVSTACFAWFQAANVATSAYPFLTLGNANLLSAHGTAEQIATYVRPMLAGRFFGTMCLSEPQAGSSLADVATRAEPQPDGTYRLFGNKMWISGGEHELAENIIHLVLARVPGAPAGVRGLSLFIVPKYLVGADGAVGERNDVVLAGLNHKMGYRGTTNTLLNFGEGRHRPGGAPGAVGQLVGEPHGGLSYMFHMMNEARIGVGASAAALGYTGYLKSLDYARTRPQGRPVTDKNPAAPQVPIIEHADVRRMVLAQKSYAEGALALILYCARLVDEQRTADTHEARERARRLLDVLTPIAKSWPSQWCLKANSLAIQVHGGYGYTREYDVEQHYRDNRLNPIHEGTHGIQALDLLGRKAVMDGGAGLAALGEAIGDTVTRAVAADGEAAGHAEALRAAWQRVGPVTAALWGSGDPEKALVNASLYLEAVGHVVLAWIWLDVLLATDPEGDDYHRGKRQACRYFFRHELPRVGPQFTLLESLDTTVLDTDPDWL from the coding sequence ATGGCGATACCTTCTCTCCTTCTCTCCCGTCGCGATCTGGACTTCCTGCTCCGCCAGTGGCTCGACACCGAGGAATTGACGCGGCGCCCCCGTTACGAGGAGCACTCCCGGCAGACCATCGACGCCGTGCTCGACCTCAGCGAGCAGCTCGCCACCCGTTATTTCGCACCGCACAACAAGCGCAACGACCAGGAAGAGCCCCGCTTCGACGGTGAACACGTCCAGCTGATCCCTGAGGTCAAGGAGGCCCTGGACGCGTTCGCCGCCTCCGATCTGCTCGCCGCATCGATGGACGCGGAGCTGGGCGGCATGCAGTTGCCGCACGTGGTGTCCACCGCGTGCTTCGCCTGGTTCCAGGCAGCCAATGTCGCCACGTCCGCGTATCCCTTCCTCACGCTCGGTAACGCCAACCTGCTGTCCGCGCACGGCACCGCCGAGCAGATCGCCACATACGTCCGCCCCATGCTCGCGGGCCGCTTCTTCGGCACGATGTGTCTGTCCGAGCCACAGGCCGGATCCTCACTCGCCGATGTCGCCACCCGGGCCGAGCCACAGCCGGACGGGACCTACCGGCTCTTCGGCAACAAGATGTGGATCTCCGGCGGTGAGCATGAGCTGGCCGAGAACATCATTCACCTGGTATTGGCCCGCGTCCCCGGCGCGCCGGCCGGAGTGCGCGGGCTTTCGCTGTTCATCGTGCCCAAATACCTGGTCGGAGCGGACGGGGCCGTGGGCGAGCGCAACGATGTGGTGCTCGCCGGGCTCAACCACAAGATGGGCTACCGCGGCACCACCAATACCCTGCTCAACTTCGGCGAAGGCCGGCACCGCCCCGGCGGTGCGCCGGGCGCGGTCGGGCAGCTCGTCGGAGAGCCCCACGGGGGGCTCTCGTATATGTTCCACATGATGAACGAGGCCCGGATAGGGGTCGGTGCCAGCGCCGCCGCGCTCGGCTACACCGGCTATCTGAAGTCCCTCGACTACGCCCGTACCCGTCCACAGGGCCGCCCCGTCACGGACAAGAACCCGGCCGCCCCGCAGGTGCCCATCATCGAGCACGCCGATGTACGGCGGATGGTGCTCGCCCAGAAGTCCTATGCCGAGGGCGCGCTGGCTCTCATCCTCTACTGCGCCCGGCTGGTCGATGAGCAGCGCACCGCGGACACGCACGAAGCCCGGGAGCGGGCCCGCCGGCTGCTGGACGTGCTGACCCCGATCGCCAAGAGCTGGCCGTCCCAGTGGTGTCTGAAGGCCAACAGCCTCGCCATCCAGGTGCATGGCGGCTACGGCTACACCCGCGAGTACGACGTCGAACAGCATTACCGCGACAACCGGCTCAACCCGATCCATGAGGGCACCCACGGCATTCAGGCGCTTGACCTGCTCGGTCGTAAGGCGGTCATGGACGGCGGTGCGGGTCTGGCCGCGCTCGGCGAGGCCATCGGCGACACCGTCACGCGTGCGGTGGCCGCAGACGGCGAAGCTGCCGGGCACGCCGAGGCGTTGCGGGCTGCCTGGCAGCGGGTCGGCCCGGTCACCGCTGCCCTATGGGGTTCGGGTGATCCGGAGAAGGCACTGGTCAACGCCTCTCTGTATCTGGAGGCGGTCGGGCATGTGGTGCTGGCCTGGATCTGGCTCGACGTCCTGCTCGCCACCGACCCGGAGGGCGATGACTACCACCGCGGTAAGCGCCAGGCATGCCGCTACTTCTTCCGCCATGAACTACCCCGCGTCGGCCCGCAGTTCACGCTGCTCGAATCGCTCGACACCACTGTCCTGGACACCGATCCGGACTGGCTGTGA
- a CDS encoding septal ring lytic transglycosylase RlpA family protein, with product MSRKRTVSRRKKIVLLIGAAALVSGGAAVMSGTSQASVACDGLATALGNNERFIAGQRAEPDAQSEARIANREAVIEEIKRKQAASGCEVGGGGVEAQPPAEEPPVAEPPAEGDGEEVCAGSTVTVSGEGGAPAASSNEFPAGTTLKVTNLDNNKSTTVEVTSVSGSCVLLNNAAFEQVREPNKFLIRQARIERVG from the coding sequence GTGTCCCGCAAGAGAACGGTCAGCCGCAGGAAGAAGATTGTGTTGCTGATAGGTGCTGCCGCGCTGGTCTCGGGAGGCGCCGCGGTGATGTCAGGAACGAGCCAGGCATCGGTGGCTTGTGACGGTCTGGCCACGGCGCTGGGCAACAACGAGAGGTTCATCGCGGGTCAACGGGCTGAACCCGACGCCCAGTCGGAGGCGAGGATCGCCAACCGGGAGGCCGTCATTGAGGAGATCAAGCGAAAGCAGGCGGCATCTGGCTGCGAAGTAGGGGGTGGGGGAGTGGAGGCACAGCCTCCTGCCGAAGAGCCGCCAGTCGCGGAGCCTCCCGCCGAAGGCGACGGCGAGGAGGTCTGCGCCGGATCGACGGTGACCGTCTCGGGTGAGGGGGGCGCTCCCGCTGCCTCCAGCAATGAGTTCCCGGCCGGAACCACGCTCAAGGTGACCAATCTGGACAACAACAAGTCGACCACAGTGGAGGTGACCTCCGTCTCCGGCAGCTGCGTGCTGCTGAACAACGCTGCCTTCGAGCAGGTGCGTGAGCCCAACAAGTTCCTGATCCGCCAGGCCCGGATCGAGCGAGTCGGCTGA
- a CDS encoding molybdopterin oxidoreductase family protein: MSRTALRICPLCEATCGLTLTVEGDRITGARGDRADVFSAGFVCPKGATFGELDGDPDRLTRPLVRRDGQLEEASWDEAFAAVAAGLRPLLEEHGPDSVAVILGNPNVHTVAGGLYPPVLLGALRTRSLYTASTVDQMPKHVSSGLLFGDASAIPVPDLDRTDHLLLLGANPLDSNGSLCTAPDFPGRLRAMRRRGGRLTVVDPRRTRTAKLADRHVAIRPGTDALLLAALTHVLFAEDLVQLGTLEEHMQGVAEVRDATAEFTPEAVAGACDIPAEEIRELARELAAAPTAAVYGRVGNSTVEFGTLANWLVDVLNALTGNLDRPGGAMFPLSATARAPRPAAPGKGFALGRWHSRVSRHPEAKGELPLAALAEEIDTPGEGRVRAVIAIGANPVLSAPDGERLDRALETLDFMVSVDPYLNETSRHAHVVLPPPRPSQSPHYDFAFNALAVRNQVRYTREVLPLAADQLAESEILARLVLCVSGMNGTDPAAVDTMVIDGTLGKAVADPHSPVHGREPAELATQLTGRTSAERRLDLMLRLGPYGDGFGAQPDGLSLDKLLAHPHGIDLGPLTPRIPQVLRTRSGKVELYPEPVAADLSRLRRAVFERPAGLVLVGRRHLRSNNSWMHNVPGLRGGSNRCTLQVHPEDAARLGLADGAPARVKGDGGELEVPVEVTDTVRTGVVSLPHGWGHDRPGTQLSVASTEPGANVNQLLDGTRLDPLSGTAVLNGFPVQVAPAG, from the coding sequence AAGGGAGCCACGTTCGGCGAGCTCGACGGCGACCCGGACCGGCTGACCCGGCCGCTTGTGCGTCGCGACGGGCAGCTGGAGGAGGCGAGCTGGGACGAGGCCTTCGCCGCCGTCGCCGCAGGACTGCGCCCGCTGCTGGAGGAGCACGGGCCGGACTCGGTGGCCGTGATCCTGGGCAACCCGAATGTGCACACCGTCGCCGGAGGGCTCTATCCGCCCGTTCTCCTTGGCGCGCTGCGCACCCGCAGTCTGTACACGGCCAGCACGGTCGACCAGATGCCCAAGCATGTCTCCAGCGGACTGCTGTTCGGCGACGCCAGTGCCATCCCGGTGCCCGACCTGGACCGTACGGACCATCTGCTGCTCCTCGGCGCCAACCCACTGGACTCGAACGGCAGCCTGTGCACGGCCCCGGATTTCCCCGGCAGGCTCCGTGCCATGCGCCGCCGTGGCGGGCGGCTCACCGTCGTCGACCCCCGGCGTACCCGTACCGCCAAGCTCGCCGACCGGCATGTCGCGATCCGGCCCGGCACAGACGCGCTGCTGCTGGCCGCCCTCACCCATGTGCTCTTCGCAGAAGACCTGGTCCAGCTCGGCACCCTGGAAGAACATATGCAGGGCGTGGCCGAAGTCCGTGACGCCACCGCCGAATTCACCCCCGAGGCCGTAGCCGGGGCCTGCGACATACCCGCCGAGGAGATCAGAGAGCTCGCCCGGGAGCTGGCCGCTGCCCCCACGGCTGCCGTCTACGGCCGGGTCGGTAACTCCACCGTCGAATTCGGCACCCTCGCCAACTGGCTCGTTGATGTCCTCAATGCCCTGACGGGCAATCTGGACCGGCCCGGCGGCGCGATGTTCCCGCTCTCCGCCACCGCCCGCGCACCCCGCCCAGCGGCGCCCGGCAAGGGATTCGCTCTCGGACGCTGGCACAGCAGGGTCAGCCGGCACCCGGAGGCCAAGGGGGAGCTCCCGCTGGCCGCGCTGGCCGAGGAGATCGACACGCCGGGGGAGGGACGGGTACGCGCGGTGATCGCCATCGGGGCCAATCCCGTCCTGTCCGCGCCCGACGGGGAACGGCTGGACCGGGCGCTGGAGACGCTCGACTTCATGGTCAGCGTCGACCCGTATCTCAACGAGACCTCCCGGCACGCACACGTCGTGCTGCCCCCGCCACGCCCCTCGCAGAGCCCGCACTACGACTTCGCCTTCAACGCTCTGGCCGTCCGTAACCAGGTGCGCTACACCCGCGAAGTCCTACCGCTGGCAGCGGACCAGTTGGCGGAGAGCGAGATTCTCGCCCGGCTTGTGCTGTGCGTCAGCGGTATGAACGGCACCGACCCGGCGGCCGTCGACACCATGGTGATCGACGGCACCCTCGGCAAGGCCGTGGCCGATCCACACTCACCGGTACATGGCCGCGAACCGGCGGAGCTCGCCACCCAGCTGACCGGCCGCACCTCGGCCGAGCGGCGGCTCGACCTGATGCTGCGGCTCGGCCCGTACGGCGACGGCTTCGGCGCCCAGCCGGACGGGCTGAGCCTGGACAAGCTGCTCGCCCACCCCCACGGCATCGACCTCGGGCCGCTCACCCCGCGCATTCCGCAGGTGCTGCGGACCCGCAGCGGCAAGGTTGAGCTGTACCCGGAGCCGGTAGCCGCCGATCTGTCCCGGCTGCGTCGGGCCGTGTTCGAGCGGCCCGCGGGACTGGTGCTGGTCGGCCGCCGCCATTTGCGCTCCAACAACAGCTGGATGCACAACGTGCCCGGGCTGCGCGGCGGCAGCAACCGTTGCACCCTGCAGGTCCACCCCGAGGATGCGGCCCGGCTGGGCCTGGCGGACGGCGCGCCGGCCCGGGTGAAGGGGGACGGCGGAGAGCTGGAGGTGCCCGTGGAGGTGACCGATACGGTACGGACCGGGGTCGTCAGCCTCCCGCACGGCTGGGGTCATGACCGGCCCGGCACCCAGCTGTCGGTCGCCTCCACCGAACCGGGCGCGAACGTCAACCAGCTTCTCGACGGCACCCGTCTCGACCCGCTCTCGGGCACCGCGGTCCTCAATGGCTTCCCGGTGCAGGTGGCACCGGCGGGCTGA